A region from the Cannabis sativa cultivar Pink pepper isolate KNU-18-1 chromosome 9, ASM2916894v1, whole genome shotgun sequence genome encodes:
- the LOC133031095 gene encoding chaperone protein dnaJ 72 gives MDHYEVLGLTKNATKDEIKDAFRRLAFKFHPDKHSGSSKSVKDTATLRFKQVSEAYQILSDDRKRADYNFRYRYHNSGGGTGNSYGYGYGYGQHNYGSEYRPGSGSGSNGFVSKFENVLRYLTTRAFLLNVVFAGALLGGMFVIDMGKDALWKMHNSGKSFEETMESIEKAKAEKDKT, from the exons ATGGACCACTACGAGGTACTGGGTCTGACCAAGAACGCCACCAAGGACGAAATCAAGGATGCTTTCCGACGATTAGCCTTTAAATTTCACCCCGACAAGCATTCTGGATCTTCCAAGTCTGTCAAGGACACTGCTACTCTCAGATTCAAACAGGTCTCTGAAGCTTATCAGATCCTCAGCGACGATCGGAAGCGCGCCGACTATAATTTCCGATATCGGTATCATAATTCTGGTGGTGGTACTGGTAATTCTTATGGGTATGGTTATGGCTATGGTCAACACAATTATGGTAGCGAATATCGACCTGGTTCTGGGTCTGGCTCTAATGGGTTCGTTTCGAAATTTGAGAATGTTCTTCGTTACTTAACCACGAGAGCTTTTCTtcttaatgttgtttttgctgG TGCTTTACTAGGTGGGATGTTTGTAATCGATATGGGCAAGGACGCATTGTGGAAGATGCATAATTCCGGG AAATCTTTTGAAGAAACCATGGAGTCTATTGAGAAAGCCAAAGCAGAGAAGGATAAGACATAA
- the LOC133031094 gene encoding ribosomal lysine N-methyltransferase 3-like translates to MAAAAITTSRRVRAFKRWMKSKGVDFSDALQFHDCPLQGISIRALCDLTVGDVVATIPKLACLTVRNTGARDLIEASSLDGTLALSVAIMYERSLGQLSPWAPYFSVMPYQESLPLVWTSEEVDRLLCGTELHKTVKEDQALICEDWEESIQPLLEMESFQLDPTFFCVQDYFAAKTLIASRSFMIDDFHGSGMVPLADLFNHKTGAEDVHFTSVSSHSESDSEADIDQMNGDKYDDNDSDDSEIEISPLGMKSSGESSSELGDEPSAMEMIMVKDVKAGSEVYNTYGSLGNAALLHRYGFTEPNNPYDIVNIDMEIVLEWSSSLFSSRCTRARVSLWKKLGFSGCESQEESDYFEISFDGEPQIELRILLHIILLPEDTYYELDSAVSTCVNSVGELKEGKGMFLLKGITKPSNDMFMNKSVGDTLLSVANIRESLYGSNSLEDDIEALEKCCCVRDKKLYHSLALRISERRILQKLRSYAAEAAHLRIGKRTSARKKPKKT, encoded by the exons ATGGCCGCCGCAGCCATCACCACCAGCAGACGAGTTCGAGCATTCAAGCGATGGATGAAGTCCAAAGGTGTCGACTTTAGCGATGCCCTCCAATTCCACGACTGCCCTCTTCAAGGAATCTCCATCAGAGCACTCTGCGACCTCACCGTAGGTGACGTGGTCGCCACCATTCCCAAGCTTGCCTGCCTCACCGTCCGGAATACTGGTGCAAGAGACCTCATTGAAGCTTCCTCTTTGGATGGTACTCTCGCTCTCTCTGTGGCCATCATGTACGAGAGGAGCCTTGGCCAGTTATCCCCTTGGGCTCCTTATTTTAGTGTCATGCCTTACCAAGAGTCTTTGCCTTTGGTTTGGACTTCAGAGGAAGTTGATAGGTTGCTCTGTGGTACTGAACTTCACAAG ACAGTGAAGGAAGATCAAGCTCTTATATGTGAAGACTGGGAAGAGAGTATTCAACCTCTATTAGAAATGGAATCTTTTCAGCTTGATCCTACCTTCTTTTGCGTCCAAGATTATTTCGCTGCTAAAACTCTTATTGCTTCTCGGTCTTTTATGATTGATGACTTCCATGGTTCAGGAATGGTTCCCTTGGCTGATCT CTTTAATCATAAAACAGGAGCTGAGGATGTTCACTTCACATCTGTTTCTTCTCACTCTGAATCTGATAGTGAAGCTGATATTGACCAAATGAATGGTGATAAATATGATGACAATGATTCAGATGATTCAGAGATAGAGATCAGTCCTTTGGGGATGAAGTCTTCGGGCGAGTCTTCTTCTGAATTGGGGGATGAACCTTCAGCTATGGAGATGATTATGGTCAAAGATGTTAAAGCTGGATCTGAG GTTTACAACACTTATGGCTCATTAGGTAATGCTGCATTACTTCACAGGTATGGATTTACAGAGCCTAATAACCCATATGACATAGTGAACATCGACATGGAAATAGTACTCGAATGGAGCTCGTCTTTATTTTCTAGCCGATGCACTAGAGCAAGGGTATCACTATGGAAAAAACTCGGTTTCTCTGGGTGTGAAAGCCAAGAAGAGTCTGATTATTTTGAGATCTCGTTCGATGGAGAGCCTCAAATAGAGCTACGAATATTGTTACACATAATTCTGTTACCCGAGGATACATATTACGAGTTGGATTCTGCAGTGTCAACTTGTGTGAATTCAGTTGGGGAATTAAAGGAAGGAAAGGGCATGTTTTTGTTGAAAGGAATCACAAAACCGAGCAATGACATGTTCATGAACAAAAGTGTTGGCGACACTCTTTTATCGGTTGCAAATATTAGAGAGAGTCTTTATGGTTCAAATTCGTTAGAGGATGATATTGAAGCGTTGGAGAAGTGTTGTTGCGTAAGAGATAAGAAATTGTACCATTCTTTGGCGCTTCGAATTAGCGAGAGAAGGATTCTTCAGAAACTCAGAAGTTATGCTGCTGAGGCTGCTCATTTGAGAATTGGCAAAAGAACTTCTGCAAGGAAGAAACCTAAGAAGACTTGA
- the LOC133031093 gene encoding uncharacterized protein LOC133031093 isoform X1, translating into MAATTSTTTTTRRVRSFKRWLKSKGINFNDALQICDCPLQGISVRTLCDLTVGDVVATIPKLACLTVRTSGARDLIEAYSLNDGDTLGLAVAIMYERSLGHSSPWAPYFSVTPYQEESLPLVWTPEEVDRLLCGTQIHKAVKEDRALLREDWEERIQPLLKMESLKLDPNFFRVEDYFAAKTIIHSRSFLVDDDSQGYGMVPLVDLFNHKTAAEDVHLVGFSYSDSDSDSDSNPDSDSEAESEVDSNQVNDFTYAYNKNSDNSKMELEDDDEFGPMKMTMVKDVKAGSEVYNTYGYIGNATLLHKFGFTEPNNPYDIVNIDMEIVVEWSSSLCSSRRARARASLWKNLGFSFPWCKCQPLEGSNYFEISFDGEPQIELRTLLYIILLPMHTYNALEFVVSACVDSVGVLKKRKGMFLLKGMTEPSNDTYVNKNVSDALLSIADIRESLYGSNSLEDDIEALEKCCRVRDKKLYHSLALRISERRILQKLRSYAVAEAAHLRTGFWNFDLFLFSLLRIVKKMCTESYNTVHSHRYGATVVRV; encoded by the exons ATGGCCGCCACTACCAGCACCACCACCACAACCAGACGAGTTCGATCATTCAAGCGGTGGTTAAAGTCCAAAGGTATCAACTTTAACGATGCCCTCCAAATTTGCGACTGCCCTCTTCAAGGAATCTCAGTCAGAACACTCTGCGACCTCACCGTAGGTGACGTGGTCGCCACCATACCCAAGCTAGCTTGCCTCACTGTACGGACTAGTGGTGCTAGAGACCTCATTGAAGCTTATTCTTTGAATGATGGTGATACTCTGGGTCTCGCTGTGGCCATCATGTACGAGAGAAGCCTCGGCCACTCATCCCCTTGGGCTCCTTATTTTAGTGTCACGCCTTACCAAGAGGAGTCTTTGCCTTTGGTTTGGACTCCAGAAGAAGTTGATAGGTTGCTCTGTGGTACTCAGATTCACAAG GCAGTGAAGGAAGATCGAGCTCTTCTACGCGAGGACTGGGAAGAGAGAATTCAACCTCTATTGAAAATGGAATCTCTTAAGCTCGATCCCAACTTCTTTCGCGTTGAAGACTATTTCGCTGCTAAAACTATCATTCATTCTCGCTCTTTTTTGGTTGATGATGACTCCCAAGGTTATGGAATGGTCCCTTTAGTTGACCT GTTCAATCATAAAACTGCAGCTGAGGATGTACACCTCGTAGGTTTTTCTTACTCTGATTCTGATTCTGATTCGGATTCAAATCCTGATTCTGATAGTGAAGCTGAGAGTGAAGTTGATAGTAACCAAGTGAATGATTTTACCTATGCTTACAATAAGAATTCAGATAATTCAAAGATGGAGTTGGAGGATGATGATGAGTTTGGACCTATGAAGATGACTATGGTCAAAGATGTCAAAGCTGGATCTGAG GTCTATAACACTTATGGCTATATAGGTAATGCTACACTGCTTCACAAGTTTGGATTTACAGAGCCTAATAACCCATATGACATAGTGAACATCGACATGGAAATAGTAGTCGAATGGAGCTCGTCTTTATGCTCTAGCCGACGCGCTAGAGCAAGAGCATCTCTGTGGAAAAATCTCGGGTTCTCTTTCCCTTGGTGTAAGTGTCAACCCCTAGAAGGTTCCAATTATTTCGAGATCTCGTTCGATGGAGAGCCTCAAATAGAGCTAAGAACTTTGTTATACATAATTCTGTTACCTATGCATACATATAACGCCTTGGAGTTTGTAGTGTCAGCTTGTGTGGATTCAGTTGGGGTGTTAAAGAAAAGAAAGGGCATGTTTTTGTTGAAAGGAATGACAGAACCGAGCAACGACACGTACGTGAACAAAAATGTTAGTGATGCTCTTTTGTCAATTGCAGATATTAGAGAGAGTCTTTATGGTTCAAATTCATTAGAGGATGACATTGAAGCGTTAGAGAAGTGTTGTCGCGTAAGAGATAAGAAGTTGTACCATTCTTTAGCGCTTCGAATTAGTGAGAGAAGGATTCTTCAGAAGCTCAGAAGCTATGCTGTTGCTGAGGCTGCTCACTTGAGAACTGGTTTTTGGAATTTTGATTTATTTCTCTTTAGTTTGTTGAGAATAGTTAAAAAAATGTGTACTGAATCATATAATACTGTTCATTCTCACAGGTATGGAGCGACCGTCGTTCGAGTATAG
- the LOC133031093 gene encoding uncharacterized protein LOC133031093 isoform X2, whose product MAATTSTTTTTRRVRSFKRWLKSKGINFNDALQICDCPLQGISVRTLCDLTVGDVVATIPKLACLTVRTSGARDLIEAYSLNDGDTLGLAVAIMYERSLGHSSPWAPYFSVTPYQEESLPLVWTPEEVDRLLCGTQIHKAVKEDRALLREDWEERIQPLLKMESLKLDPNFFRVEDYFAAKTIIHSRSFLVDDDSQGYGMVPLVDLFNHKTAAEDVHLVGFSYSDSDSDSDSNPDSDSEAESEVDSNQVNDFTYAYNKNSDNSKMELEDDDEFGPMKMTMVKDVKAGSEVYNTYGYIGNATLLHKFGFTEPNNPYDIVNIDMEIVVEWSSSLCSSRRARARASLWKNLGFSFPWCKCQPLEGSNYFEISFDGEPQIELRTLLYIILLPMHTYNALEFVVSACVDSVGVLKKRKGMFLLKGMTEPSNDTYVNKNVSDALLSIADIRESLYGSNSLEDDIEALEKCCRVRDKKLYHSLALRISERRILQKLRSYAVAEAAHLRTGMERPSFEYSVLHGDCLWL is encoded by the exons ATGGCCGCCACTACCAGCACCACCACCACAACCAGACGAGTTCGATCATTCAAGCGGTGGTTAAAGTCCAAAGGTATCAACTTTAACGATGCCCTCCAAATTTGCGACTGCCCTCTTCAAGGAATCTCAGTCAGAACACTCTGCGACCTCACCGTAGGTGACGTGGTCGCCACCATACCCAAGCTAGCTTGCCTCACTGTACGGACTAGTGGTGCTAGAGACCTCATTGAAGCTTATTCTTTGAATGATGGTGATACTCTGGGTCTCGCTGTGGCCATCATGTACGAGAGAAGCCTCGGCCACTCATCCCCTTGGGCTCCTTATTTTAGTGTCACGCCTTACCAAGAGGAGTCTTTGCCTTTGGTTTGGACTCCAGAAGAAGTTGATAGGTTGCTCTGTGGTACTCAGATTCACAAG GCAGTGAAGGAAGATCGAGCTCTTCTACGCGAGGACTGGGAAGAGAGAATTCAACCTCTATTGAAAATGGAATCTCTTAAGCTCGATCCCAACTTCTTTCGCGTTGAAGACTATTTCGCTGCTAAAACTATCATTCATTCTCGCTCTTTTTTGGTTGATGATGACTCCCAAGGTTATGGAATGGTCCCTTTAGTTGACCT GTTCAATCATAAAACTGCAGCTGAGGATGTACACCTCGTAGGTTTTTCTTACTCTGATTCTGATTCTGATTCGGATTCAAATCCTGATTCTGATAGTGAAGCTGAGAGTGAAGTTGATAGTAACCAAGTGAATGATTTTACCTATGCTTACAATAAGAATTCAGATAATTCAAAGATGGAGTTGGAGGATGATGATGAGTTTGGACCTATGAAGATGACTATGGTCAAAGATGTCAAAGCTGGATCTGAG GTCTATAACACTTATGGCTATATAGGTAATGCTACACTGCTTCACAAGTTTGGATTTACAGAGCCTAATAACCCATATGACATAGTGAACATCGACATGGAAATAGTAGTCGAATGGAGCTCGTCTTTATGCTCTAGCCGACGCGCTAGAGCAAGAGCATCTCTGTGGAAAAATCTCGGGTTCTCTTTCCCTTGGTGTAAGTGTCAACCCCTAGAAGGTTCCAATTATTTCGAGATCTCGTTCGATGGAGAGCCTCAAATAGAGCTAAGAACTTTGTTATACATAATTCTGTTACCTATGCATACATATAACGCCTTGGAGTTTGTAGTGTCAGCTTGTGTGGATTCAGTTGGGGTGTTAAAGAAAAGAAAGGGCATGTTTTTGTTGAAAGGAATGACAGAACCGAGCAACGACACGTACGTGAACAAAAATGTTAGTGATGCTCTTTTGTCAATTGCAGATATTAGAGAGAGTCTTTATGGTTCAAATTCATTAGAGGATGACATTGAAGCGTTAGAGAAGTGTTGTCGCGTAAGAGATAAGAAGTTGTACCATTCTTTAGCGCTTCGAATTAGTGAGAGAAGGATTCTTCAGAAGCTCAGAAGCTATGCTGTTGCTGAGGCTGCTCACTTGAGAACTG GTATGGAGCGACCGTCGTTCGAGTATAGCGTGTTGCATGGTGACTGCTTATGGTTATAG
- the LOC133031093 gene encoding uncharacterized protein LOC133031093 isoform X3 — MAATTSTTTTTRRVRSFKRWLKSKGINFNDALQICDCPLQGISVRTLCDLTVGDVVATIPKLACLTVRTSGARDLIEAYSLNDGDTLGLAVAIMYERSLGHSSPWAPYFSVTPYQEESLPLVWTPEEVDRLLCGTQIHKAVKEDRALLREDWEERIQPLLKMESLKLDPNFFRVEDYFAAKTIIHSRSFLVDDDSQGYGMVPLVDLFNHKTAAEDVHLVGFSYSDSDSDSDSNPDSDSEAESEVDSNQVNDFTYAYNKNSDNSKMELEDDDEFGPMKMTMVKDVKAGSEVYNTYGYIGNATLLHKFGFTEPNNPYDIVNIDMEIVVEWSSSLCSSRRARARASLWKNLGFSFPWYIRESLYGSNSLEDDIEALEKCCRVRDKKLYHSLALRISERRILQKLRSYAVAEAAHLRTGFWNFDLFLFSLLRIVKKMCTESYNTVHSHRYGATVVRV, encoded by the exons ATGGCCGCCACTACCAGCACCACCACCACAACCAGACGAGTTCGATCATTCAAGCGGTGGTTAAAGTCCAAAGGTATCAACTTTAACGATGCCCTCCAAATTTGCGACTGCCCTCTTCAAGGAATCTCAGTCAGAACACTCTGCGACCTCACCGTAGGTGACGTGGTCGCCACCATACCCAAGCTAGCTTGCCTCACTGTACGGACTAGTGGTGCTAGAGACCTCATTGAAGCTTATTCTTTGAATGATGGTGATACTCTGGGTCTCGCTGTGGCCATCATGTACGAGAGAAGCCTCGGCCACTCATCCCCTTGGGCTCCTTATTTTAGTGTCACGCCTTACCAAGAGGAGTCTTTGCCTTTGGTTTGGACTCCAGAAGAAGTTGATAGGTTGCTCTGTGGTACTCAGATTCACAAG GCAGTGAAGGAAGATCGAGCTCTTCTACGCGAGGACTGGGAAGAGAGAATTCAACCTCTATTGAAAATGGAATCTCTTAAGCTCGATCCCAACTTCTTTCGCGTTGAAGACTATTTCGCTGCTAAAACTATCATTCATTCTCGCTCTTTTTTGGTTGATGATGACTCCCAAGGTTATGGAATGGTCCCTTTAGTTGACCT GTTCAATCATAAAACTGCAGCTGAGGATGTACACCTCGTAGGTTTTTCTTACTCTGATTCTGATTCTGATTCGGATTCAAATCCTGATTCTGATAGTGAAGCTGAGAGTGAAGTTGATAGTAACCAAGTGAATGATTTTACCTATGCTTACAATAAGAATTCAGATAATTCAAAGATGGAGTTGGAGGATGATGATGAGTTTGGACCTATGAAGATGACTATGGTCAAAGATGTCAAAGCTGGATCTGAG GTCTATAACACTTATGGCTATATAGGTAATGCTACACTGCTTCACAAGTTTGGATTTACAGAGCCTAATAACCCATATGACATAGTGAACATCGACATGGAAATAGTAGTCGAATGGAGCTCGTCTTTATGCTCTAGCCGACGCGCTAGAGCAAGAGCATCTCTGTGGAAAAATCTCGGGTTCTCTTTCCCTTGGT ATATTAGAGAGAGTCTTTATGGTTCAAATTCATTAGAGGATGACATTGAAGCGTTAGAGAAGTGTTGTCGCGTAAGAGATAAGAAGTTGTACCATTCTTTAGCGCTTCGAATTAGTGAGAGAAGGATTCTTCAGAAGCTCAGAAGCTATGCTGTTGCTGAGGCTGCTCACTTGAGAACTGGTTTTTGGAATTTTGATTTATTTCTCTTTAGTTTGTTGAGAATAGTTAAAAAAATGTGTACTGAATCATATAATACTGTTCATTCTCACAGGTATGGAGCGACCGTCGTTCGAGTATAG